A region of the Mycobacterium sp. NBC_00419 genome:
CGTCAGGCCCGGGCAGGAAGAACTTTCCGCCGCGCTCGACGACATCGGCGGCCGACACATAGGCGCCGCGCGAATCGGTGTAGGCGAACGCCTGGATGTAGCCCTGATTCACCAAGCGGCGGTAGGGCTCCCGCGAGGTGACGTGGCCCAGATCGTGCAATACCTTGTGCCAGAAGCGCGAATACAGCAGGTGCAGCACCGCGTGTTCGACGCCGCCCACGTACAGATCCACCCCGCCGGGGTCGGCCGGCCCGTGCTCCGCCGGGCGCGGGCCCATCCAGTAGGCCTCGTTCTCCTTGGCGCAGAACTCTTCTGAGTTGTGCGGGTCGGCGTAGCGCAGCTCGTACCACGAGCTGCCCGCCCACTGCGGCATCACGTTGGTGTCGCGGGTGTAGGGCTGGAGTCCGTCGCCGAGGTCGAGATCGACGTGCACCCACTCGCCTGCCTTGTTCAGCGGCGGCGACGGTTCGCTGTCGGCATTGTCAGGATCGAACAACACCGGCGAGTAGTCGGCGATGTCGGGCAGCTCCACCGGCAATGCCGAGTCGGGCAGCGGATGCGCGCGGCCGTCGGCGTCGTAGACGATCGGGAACGGCTCACCCCAGTACCGCTGGCGCGCGAAAAGCCAATCCCGAAGCTTGTATTCGACCCGCGCACGGCCGCGGCCGTCGGCTTCGAGCCGCTCGGTGATCGCCTTCTTGGCATCCTCAACGCTGCGCCCGTCCAGGTACTGCGAATTGACCAGCACGCCGTCGCCGGTGTGGGCGGCCTCGGTGATGTCGCCGCCGGAGATCACCTCACGGATCGGCAGGCCGAACTCGCTGGCGAACTCCCAGTCCCGCTGATCGTGACCGGGCACGGCCATGATCGCGCCGGTGCCGTATCCGGCCAGGACGTAGTCGGCGATGAAGATCGGAACCTGTTGTCCATCAGCCGGATTGGTGGCATAGGTGCCGAGGAAGACGCCGGTCTTGGCCTTGTTCTCCTGGCGTTCCAGATCCGACTTCGCCGCGATCGCCCGCCGATAGGCCGCCACTGCGTCGGCGGGGGTGGCGGCGCCGCCGGTCCACCGCGGGTCGACGCCGTCGGGCCACTGCGCGGCCAGCAGGCCGTCGACAAGATCATGCTCGGGGGCCAGCACCAGATACGTCGCACCGAACAGGGTGTCGGGGCGGGTGGTGAACACCTCGATGTCGGAGCCGCCGGCGCCGAACAGCACCGAGGCGCCGGTGGAACGCCCGATCCAGTTGCGCTGCATGGCCTTGACCTTCTCGGGCCAATCCAGCACGTCGAGATCCTCGAGCAGCCGGTCGGAGTAGGCGGTGATGCGCATCATCCACTGCCGCAGCCGCTTACGGAACACCGGGAAGTTGCCGCGTTCGCTGCGGCCGTCGGAGGTGACCTCCTCGTTGGCCAGCACGGTGCCCAGTCCGGGACACCAGTTCACCAGTGAGTCGGCGCGATACACCAGCCGGTAGCCGTCCACCACGTCGGCACGGTCGCCGGCCGACAACTGCGACCACGTCCTGCCGTCGTCGAGAGATCTTGCGCCGCTGTCGAATTCCGCTATCAACTCGGCGATCGGGCGGGCCTTGTTCTGGGCGGTGTCGAACCAGGCGTTGTAGATCTGCAGGAAGATCCACTGAGTCCACTTGTAGAAGTCGACGTCGGTGGTGGAGAAACTGCGCCGCTGGTCGTGGCCCAGCCCCAGCCGCCCGAGCTGGCGGCGGAAGTTGACGATATTGGCCTCGGTGCGCTCCCGCGGGTGCGTGCCGGTCTGAACCGCGTACTGCTCGGCCGGCAGGCCGAAGGCATCGAAGCCCAGTGCGTGCAGCACGTTGCGGCCGGTCATCCGGAAGTAGCGCGCGTAGACGTCGGTGGCGATGTAGCCCAGCGGATGGCCGACGTGCAATCCCTCGCCCGAGG
Encoded here:
- the leuS gene encoding leucine--tRNA ligase gives rise to the protein MTESPTAGPADADADVPRHRYTADVAGRIERTWQDNWQSQGTFNVPNPVGALAPSDGSAVPADKMFVQDMFPYPSGEGLHVGHPLGYIATDVYARYFRMTGRNVLHALGFDAFGLPAEQYAVQTGTHPRERTEANIVNFRRQLGRLGLGHDQRRSFSTTDVDFYKWTQWIFLQIYNAWFDTAQNKARPIAELIAEFDSGARSLDDGRTWSQLSAGDRADVVDGYRLVYRADSLVNWCPGLGTVLANEEVTSDGRSERGNFPVFRKRLRQWMMRITAYSDRLLEDLDVLDWPEKVKAMQRNWIGRSTGASVLFGAGGSDIEVFTTRPDTLFGATYLVLAPEHDLVDGLLAAQWPDGVDPRWTGGAATPADAVAAYRRAIAAKSDLERQENKAKTGVFLGTYATNPADGQQVPIFIADYVLAGYGTGAIMAVPGHDQRDWEFASEFGLPIREVISGGDITEAAHTGDGVLVNSQYLDGRSVEDAKKAITERLEADGRGRARVEYKLRDWLFARQRYWGEPFPIVYDADGRAHPLPDSALPVELPDIADYSPVLFDPDNADSEPSPPLNKAGEWVHVDLDLGDGLQPYTRDTNVMPQWAGSSWYELRYADPHNSEEFCAKENEAYWMGPRPAEHGPADPGGVDLYVGGVEHAVLHLLYSRFWHKVLHDLGHVTSREPYRRLVNQGYIQAFAYTDSRGAYVSAADVVERGGKFFLPGPDGEIEVFQEFGKIGKSLKNSISPDEICDNYGADTLRVYEMSMGPLEASRPWATKDVVGAHRFLQRVWRLVVDESTDAERVSEHESLDEQTLRLLHRTIAGVRDDYAGLRNNTAAAKLIEYTNHLTKEGITARAALEPLVLMVAPLAPHLAEELWRRLGHDTSLGHGPFPVADETYLVTDTVEYPVQVNGKVRGRITVAADADKASLEAAALADEKVQAFLAGATPKKVIVVPGRLVNLVL